From one Nematostella vectensis chromosome 7, jaNemVect1.1, whole genome shotgun sequence genomic stretch:
- the LOC5518905 gene encoding protein lap4 isoform X2 gives MADDERDDKFSSEEDMETIWKELSKSVREPSRLITVYLGKDENGFGFNIRGGIDHPHIGCDPGIFITTVRADGAAGNDGRLKPGDRILAVNSTRLDNVSHEQAVRAFRVSEDYVSLLVEQGAEAEIMGAQYYPTTPRTPKSPGVGVSDQVDSFPPSIQVNGEGQHKPDVVSKVTAFFGTTAGALSLGIVAGSLVVFVGLRIYKSGTK, from the exons ATGGCTGACGACGAGCGAGACGAC AAATTCTCAAGCGAGGAGGATATGGAGACAATATGGAAAGAATTGAGCAAATCCGTTCGTGAACCGTCACGACTGATAACGGTGTATCTGGGAAAGGATGAAAACG GATTTGGTTTCAACATCAGAGGAGGGATAGACCACCCTCATATTGGCTGTGACCCTGGTATCTTTATAACAACTGTTCGTGCAGATGGGGCTGCAGGAAATGATGGTCGACTTAAACCAGGAGATAGAATTCTAGCT GTCAATAGCACAAGACTAGACAATGTCTCTCATGAGCAGGCTGTCAGAGCCTTCAGGGTGTCTGAAGATTACGTCTCCCTCCTGGTAGAGCAGGGTGCCGAAGCTGAAATAATG GGAGCTCAATACTATCCAACCACCCCTCGCACGCCCAAGAGCCCTGGCGTGGGAGTCTCGGACCAAGTGGATTCCTTCCCGCCATCTATACAAGTGAATGGTGAGGGTCAACACAAACCTGACGTTGTTTCTAAAGTGACAGCATTCTTTGGTACCACTGCTGGGGCATTATCACTTGGTATTGTGGCAGGAAGCTTAGTTGTTTTTGTTGGACTTAGAATATATAAATCTGGAACAAAATAA
- the LOC5518905 gene encoding protein lap4 isoform X1 — protein sequence MADDERDDLQKFSSEEDMETIWKELSKSVREPSRLITVYLGKDENGFGFNIRGGIDHPHIGCDPGIFITTVRADGAAGNDGRLKPGDRILAVNSTRLDNVSHEQAVRAFRVSEDYVSLLVEQGAEAEIMGAQYYPTTPRTPKSPGVGVSDQVDSFPPSIQVNGEGQHKPDVVSKVTAFFGTTAGALSLGIVAGSLVVFVGLRIYKSGTK from the exons ATGGCTGACGACGAGCGAGACGAC CTTCAGAAATTCTCAAGCGAGGAGGATATGGAGACAATATGGAAAGAATTGAGCAAATCCGTTCGTGAACCGTCACGACTGATAACGGTGTATCTGGGAAAGGATGAAAACG GATTTGGTTTCAACATCAGAGGAGGGATAGACCACCCTCATATTGGCTGTGACCCTGGTATCTTTATAACAACTGTTCGTGCAGATGGGGCTGCAGGAAATGATGGTCGACTTAAACCAGGAGATAGAATTCTAGCT GTCAATAGCACAAGACTAGACAATGTCTCTCATGAGCAGGCTGTCAGAGCCTTCAGGGTGTCTGAAGATTACGTCTCCCTCCTGGTAGAGCAGGGTGCCGAAGCTGAAATAATG GGAGCTCAATACTATCCAACCACCCCTCGCACGCCCAAGAGCCCTGGCGTGGGAGTCTCGGACCAAGTGGATTCCTTCCCGCCATCTATACAAGTGAATGGTGAGGGTCAACACAAACCTGACGTTGTTTCTAAAGTGACAGCATTCTTTGGTACCACTGCTGGGGCATTATCACTTGGTATTGTGGCAGGAAGCTTAGTTGTTTTTGTTGGACTTAGAATATATAAATCTGGAACAAAATAA
- the LOC5518958 gene encoding uncharacterized protein LOC5518958, whose protein sequence is MSTRKVYAKECTKGHGQVTMGNIIAQLEYNGKTMTNLKRNPMQGSALVKSGVILDKSNKVRKGSMNIEAMRKSLQKQIEKQNNAKKNKTRRIVENRPRKALSCYVGSEGESVGTLGDLSTSQSRISSARTQTRVQEFNTGITLPGKGTREEYTSTNEEDNSGVSSKQRGNIYSRHLDQEESESVVNSTASGGERKLSSVSRKTVASSQTSTKTAIRISLSQGNVKTARSDDKQEEREKERNKKPENEEEFIKKLSDPSLKSSLEKIIQKRRNSVKFVTLQSGGIRVINHEDLCSVITEEESKISVLESEVEQRKTPTLDTSSEASTSRRAKDNTPMKDKECKGRYSPLDRSSQASGKSFYSMGIAKEYDSTDLFKNRYTSRDLSSALSHVSSRSGVTRKSTQKNKKEIMTEETRVILPMSAKKYRPILTASKEKRRVRSAYCASRNKEDKLLDHRDIVRDFLVMYAKVKTDSKKKADFMQEYKETCEVRMMSATPEFVVKSAIGQFLTRAFPSGKTESYDFGKDQKYEDLQRTKLLKIKTCMQQLASLA, encoded by the coding sequence ATGTCGACAAGAAAGGTGTACGCGAAAGAATGTACCAAGGGACATGGACAAGTTACGATGGGAAATATCATTGCGCAGTTGGAATACAATGGTAAAACCATGACaaacttaaaaagaaatcCCATGCAAGGATCTGCTTTAGTTAAGTCAGGAGTTATTTTGGACAAGAGCAACAAAGTCAGAAAAGGCTCTATGAATATTGAAGCTATGCGAAAAAGTTTGCAGAAACAAATTGAAAAGCAAAACAATGCCAAGAAAAACAAGACACGACGAATAGTAGAGAATAGGCCGAGAAAAGCATTGTCTTGTTATGTTGGTAGTGAAGGGGAAAGTGTAGGGACTTTAGGTGATTTGAGTACATCTCAGTCTAGAATTTCAAGCGCTAGAACACAGACAAGAGTCCAGGAATTCAATACTGGTATTACATTACCTGGAAAAGGTACCAGGGAAGAATATACCAGTACCAATGAAGAGGATAACAGTGGAGTTAGTTCTAAACAGCGTGGTAATATCTATAGCCGTCATTTAGATCAGGAGGAGTCAGAGTCGGTTGTTAATTCTACAGCGAGTGGTGGTGAAAGAAAACTGAGCTCTGTCTCAAGAAAAACCGTTGCATCGTCTCAAACGAGTACAAAAACAGCTATCAGAATAAGTCTATCgcaaggaaatgtcaaaacggCAAGATCTGATGATAAAcaagaagaaagagaaaaagagagGAACAAGAAACCGGAAAACGAGGAAGAGTTCATAAAGAAATTATCCGACCCCTCACTTAAATCATCCTTAGAAAAAATCATTCAAAAGAGAAGAAACAGTGTAAAGTTCGTTACGCTACAAAGTGGTGGAATCCGAGTGATCAATCACGAAGATCTATGCTCTGTTATCACGGAAGAAGAGAGTAAAATCTCAGTCTTGGAGTCGGAGGTTGAGCAAAGAAAAACACCTACCCTTGACACCAGCTCTGAAGCAAGTACAAGCAGAAGAGCCAAAGATAATACGCCAATGAAGGACAAGGAATGTAAGGGAAGGTACTCTCCTCTCGATCGGTCAAGTCAAGCAAGCGGAAAATCCTTCTATTCCATGGGTATCGCGAAAGAATACGACTCCACAGACCTATTCAAGAATAGATATACATCAAGAGATCTCTCCTCGGCGCTGTCTCATGTAAGCTCAAGGTCTGGAGTGACTCGGAAGTCTACACAAAAGAACAAGAAAGAAATCATGACTGAAGAAACTCGAGTTATTTTACCAATGTCAGCGAAGAAATACCGCCCTATATTGACGGCAAGTAAAGAGAAGCGACGAGTTAGGTCGGCATACTGCGCCAGTAGAAATAAGGAAGATAAATTATTAGATCATAGAGATATTGTACGGGACTTTTTAGTGATGTATGCTAAGGTGAAAACGGATAGTAAGAAAAAAGCGGACTTTATGCAGGAATATAAAGAAACTTGCGAAGTTCGCATGATGAGTGCGACACCCGAGTTTGTCGTCAAAAGTGCGATTGGTCAGTTCCTAACGCGCGCTTTCCCATCAGGGAAAACTGAATCGTATGATTTCGGCAAAGACCAGAAGTATGAGGACTTACAGAGAACAAAGTTACTGAAAATTAAGACTTGTATGCAGCAGCTGGCTAGTTTGgcttga
- the LOC5518904 gene encoding uncharacterized protein LOC5518904 — MMSECINIKTEASLLTVVLTSANTTEKRNPSEWLDLRSKIEDEKFRQLSADLERRRIRKYNFHLEELQKVQNELKNLQIDRMRFEREKLLRKRNIASLAKERKKISKTDVHDRTILPMNERMLGGSASIAFDPKVEKTRRFRRSKTTGSIDIYRRSNKDEKYSENQDDIGEVTMNFPYLSDRDVMRFHKSCKSAGNSTECRRWGAAWLCAKKEQDFAFEKGKRWTKHLLNAEKEKMKILSEKWAALRDRRFTSAFLNLGFGLVNLENSSVKPAHSECTDSKVKTHDKAEVQSEKSSNRLENNQGGGIDSSTDDEICNEPFFSVQKSTRFKNVSTGGSKDNTALLFMSPFSKGKIYRDNEEKETKERKTCGKGKKDSQIKVGELDKLVSETETLFVDKAGGNTANQQNNAPFLPALDKNRSG; from the coding sequence ATGATGTCGGAGTGTATTAATATCAAAACCGAAGCGAGTTTGCTGACTGTTGTTCTGACCTCGGCTAACACtacagaaaaaagaaacccTTCAGAATGGCTCGACCTCCGAAGCAAAATTGAAGATGAGAAGTTTCGCCAGCTAAGCGCCGATTTAGAGCGAAGAAGAATTCGAAAGTATAACTTCCACTTGGAAGAGCTGCAAAAGGTTCAGAATGAACTTAAAAACTTACAGATAGATAGAATGAGATTTGAACGGGAAAAATTGCTACGTAAGAGGAATATTGCTTCTCTTGCAAAGGAGCGAAAGAAAATTTCTAAAACGGATGTACACGATCGAACAATTCTACCGATGAATGAACGCATGCTAGGCGGATCAGCTTCAATCGCTTTCGACCCTAAAGTAGAAAAAACTAGGAGATTCCGAAGGTCAAAGACAACAGGTAGTATTGATATTTACAGGCGAAGCAATAAAGATGAGAAGTATTCAGAGAATCAGGATGATATTGGTGAAGTAACGATGAATTTCCCGTACCTCAGTGATCGAGATGTAATGAGATTCCACAAGAGCTGTAAGTCTGCAGGAAATAGCACCGAGTGTCGAAGATGGGGAGCCGCGTGGCTTTGTGCCAAAAAGGAACAAGATTTTGCTTTTGAAAAGGGCAAAAGATGGACGAAGCATCTTTTGAACGCCGAGAAAGAAAAGATGAAGATTCTTAGTGAAAAATGGGCCGCTTTGCGAGATAGGCGATTCACAAGCGCATTTTTAAATCTTGGATTTGGACTTGTTAACCTCGAGAACAGTTCCGTGAAACCAGCTCATTCGGAATGCACTGATAGCAAGGTTAAAACACACGACAAAGCTGAAGTCCAGTCTGAGAAATCTTCAAACCGCCTAGAGAATAACCAAGGCGGGGGAATCGACAGTTCAACCGATGATGAAATATGCAATGAACCGTTCTTTTCAGTTCAAAAGAGTACCAGATTTAAGAACGTTTCTACTGGAGGTAGCAAAGATAATACCGCGTTACTATTTATGTCTCCCTTCTCAAAAGGAAAAATTTATAGAGATaatgaagaaaaagaaacaaaggaaagaaaaacatgtGGTAAGGGTAAAAAGGATAGCCAAATAAAAGTAGGTGAATTAGACAAGTTAGTTTCCGAAACCGAAACATTGTTTGTGGATAAAGCAGGAGGAAACACAGCAAATCAACAGAACAACGCACCCTTTTTACCGGCTCTTGACAAAAACCGGTCTGGCTGA